The following proteins come from a genomic window of Canis aureus isolate CA01 chromosome 3, VMU_Caureus_v.1.0, whole genome shotgun sequence:
- the GABRD gene encoding gamma-aminobutyric acid receptor subunit delta isoform X1, with the protein MDALAWPLPLLLLLCAQQPRGTRAMNDIGDYVGSNLEISWLPNLDGLMDGYARNFRPGIGGPPVNVALAIEVASIDHISEVNMEYTMTVFLHQSWRDSRLAYNHTNETLGLDSRFVDKLWLPDTFIVNAKSAWFHDVTVENKLIRLQPDGVILYSIRITSTVACDMDLAKYPMDEQECMLHLESYGYSSEDIVYYWSENQEQIHGLNKLQLAQFTITSYHFATELMNFKSAGQFPRLSLHFHLRRNRGVYIIQSYMPSILLVAMSWVSFWISQAAVPARVSLAGITTVLTMTTLMVSARSSLPRASAIKALDVYFWICYVFVFAALVEYAFAHFNADYRKKQKAKAKAKVKVTEQRAEMDVKNAIVLFSLSAAGVTQELAVSRRQCRRPGNLMGSYRCVEVETGEAKKQRGARAGGQGGLRTLFKPIDADTIDIYARVVFPAAFVAVNVLYWAAYTM; encoded by the exons ATGGACGCGCTGGCCTGGCCgctgcccctgctcctcctgctctgCGCGCAGCAGCCCCGCGGCACCAG AGCAATGAATGACATTGGAGACTATGTTGGCTCTAACCTGGAGATATCCTGGCTCCCCAACCTGGACGGCTTGATGGACGGCTATGCTCGCAACTTCCGGCCTGGCATTGGAG GGCCCCCTGTGAATGTAGCCCTGGCCATCGAGGTGGCCAGCATCGACCACATCTCGGAAGTGAACATG GAGTACACCATGACGGTGTTTCTGCACCAGAGCTGGCGGGACAGCAGGTTGGCCTACAACCACACCAACGAGACTCTGGGCCTGGACAGCCGCTTTGTGGACAAGCTCTGGCTCCCGGACACCTTCATTGTGAATGCCAAGTCCGCCTGGTTCCACGATGTGACCGTGGAGAACAAGCTTATCCGGCTGCAGCCTGATGGGGTGATCCTGTACAGCATCCG AATCACCTCCACGGTGGCCTGTGACATGGACCTGGCCAAATACCCTATGGACGAGCAGGAGTGTATGCTGCACCTGGAAAGCT ATGGTTACTCCTCGGAGGACATCGTTTACTACTGGTCTGAGAACCAGGAGCAGATCCACGGCTTGAACAAGCTGCAGTTGGCTCAGTTCACCATCACCAGCTACCACTTTGCCACAGAGCTGATGAACTTCAAATCTG CGGGTCAGTTTCCTCGGCTCAGCCTGCACTTCCACCTCCGGAGGAACCGGGGCGTCTACATCATCCAGTCCTACATGCCCTCCATCCTCCTGGTCGCCATGTCTTGGGTCTCCTTCTGGATCAGTCAGGCAGCAGTGCCCGCCAGGGTATCTCTAG CAGGCATTACCACAGTGCTGACCATGACCACGCTGATGGTCAGTGCCCGCTCCTCCCTCCCGCGGGCCTCAGCCATCAAGGCGCTGGATGTGTACTTCTGGATCTGCTATGTCTTTGTGTTTGCTGCGTTGGTGGAGTATGCCTTCGCCCACTTCAATGCTGACTACCGGAAGAAGCaaaaggccaaggccaaggccaaggtcaaggtcacagagcagagagcagag ATGGATGTGAAGAATGCCATTGTGCTGTTCTCCTTGTCCGCCGCGGGAGTCACCCAGGAGCTGGCAGTGTCCCGTCGGCAGTGCCGCAGGCCTGGGAACCTCATGGGCTCCTATAGGTGTGTGGAGGTGGAGACAGGAGAAGCCAAGAAACAGCGGGGGGCCCGTGCAGGGGGCCAAGGAGGCCTCCGTACACTTTTCAAGCCCATCGACGCAGACACCATCGACATTTATGCCCGTGTGGTGTTCCCTGCGGCCTTTGTGGCAGTCAATGTCCTCTACTGGGCAGCCTACACCATGtga
- the GABRD gene encoding gamma-aminobutyric acid receptor subunit delta isoform X2 gives MDALAWPLPLLLLLCAQQPRGTRAMNDIGDYVGSNLEISWLPNLDGLMDGYARNFRPGIGGPPVNVALAIEVASIDHISEVNMEYTMTVFLHQSWRDSRLAYNHTNETLGLDSRFVDKLWLPDTFIVNAKSAWFHDVTVENKLIRLQPDGVILYSIRITSTVACDMDLAKYPMDEQECMLHLESYGYSSEDIVYYWSENQEQIHGLNKLQLAQFTITSYHFATELMNFKSAGQFPRLSLHFHLRRNRGVYIIQSYMPSILLVAMSWVSFWISQAAVPARVSLGITTVLTMTTLMVSARSSLPRASAIKALDVYFWICYVFVFAALVEYAFAHFNADYRKKQKAKAKAKVKVTEQRAEMDVKNAIVLFSLSAAGVTQELAVSRRQCRRPGNLMGSYRCVEVETGEAKKQRGARAGGQGGLRTLFKPIDADTIDIYARVVFPAAFVAVNVLYWAAYTM, from the exons ATGGACGCGCTGGCCTGGCCgctgcccctgctcctcctgctctgCGCGCAGCAGCCCCGCGGCACCAG AGCAATGAATGACATTGGAGACTATGTTGGCTCTAACCTGGAGATATCCTGGCTCCCCAACCTGGACGGCTTGATGGACGGCTATGCTCGCAACTTCCGGCCTGGCATTGGAG GGCCCCCTGTGAATGTAGCCCTGGCCATCGAGGTGGCCAGCATCGACCACATCTCGGAAGTGAACATG GAGTACACCATGACGGTGTTTCTGCACCAGAGCTGGCGGGACAGCAGGTTGGCCTACAACCACACCAACGAGACTCTGGGCCTGGACAGCCGCTTTGTGGACAAGCTCTGGCTCCCGGACACCTTCATTGTGAATGCCAAGTCCGCCTGGTTCCACGATGTGACCGTGGAGAACAAGCTTATCCGGCTGCAGCCTGATGGGGTGATCCTGTACAGCATCCG AATCACCTCCACGGTGGCCTGTGACATGGACCTGGCCAAATACCCTATGGACGAGCAGGAGTGTATGCTGCACCTGGAAAGCT ATGGTTACTCCTCGGAGGACATCGTTTACTACTGGTCTGAGAACCAGGAGCAGATCCACGGCTTGAACAAGCTGCAGTTGGCTCAGTTCACCATCACCAGCTACCACTTTGCCACAGAGCTGATGAACTTCAAATCTG CGGGTCAGTTTCCTCGGCTCAGCCTGCACTTCCACCTCCGGAGGAACCGGGGCGTCTACATCATCCAGTCCTACATGCCCTCCATCCTCCTGGTCGCCATGTCTTGGGTCTCCTTCTGGATCAGTCAGGCAGCAGTGCCCGCCAGGGTATCTCTAG GCATTACCACAGTGCTGACCATGACCACGCTGATGGTCAGTGCCCGCTCCTCCCTCCCGCGGGCCTCAGCCATCAAGGCGCTGGATGTGTACTTCTGGATCTGCTATGTCTTTGTGTTTGCTGCGTTGGTGGAGTATGCCTTCGCCCACTTCAATGCTGACTACCGGAAGAAGCaaaaggccaaggccaaggccaaggtcaaggtcacagagcagagagcagag ATGGATGTGAAGAATGCCATTGTGCTGTTCTCCTTGTCCGCCGCGGGAGTCACCCAGGAGCTGGCAGTGTCCCGTCGGCAGTGCCGCAGGCCTGGGAACCTCATGGGCTCCTATAGGTGTGTGGAGGTGGAGACAGGAGAAGCCAAGAAACAGCGGGGGGCCCGTGCAGGGGGCCAAGGAGGCCTCCGTACACTTTTCAAGCCCATCGACGCAGACACCATCGACATTTATGCCCGTGTGGTGTTCCCTGCGGCCTTTGTGGCAGTCAATGTCCTCTACTGGGCAGCCTACACCATGtga
- the GABRD gene encoding gamma-aminobutyric acid receptor subunit delta isoform X6, with the protein MSWRDSRLAYNHTNETLGLDSRFVDKLWLPDTFIVNAKSAWFHDVTVENKLIRLQPDGVILYSIRITSTVACDMDLAKYPMDEQECMLHLESYGYSSEDIVYYWSENQEQIHGLNKLQLAQFTITSYHFATELMNFKSAGQFPRLSLHFHLRRNRGVYIIQSYMPSILLVAMSWVSFWISQAAVPARVSLAGITTVLTMTTLMVSARSSLPRASAIKALDVYFWICYVFVFAALVEYAFAHFNADYRKKQKAKAKAKVKVTEQRAEMDVKNAIVLFSLSAAGVTQELAVSRRQCRRPGNLMGSYRCVEVETGEAKKQRGARAGGQGGLRTLFKPIDADTIDIYARVVFPAAFVAVNVLYWAAYTM; encoded by the exons ATG AGCTGGCGGGACAGCAGGTTGGCCTACAACCACACCAACGAGACTCTGGGCCTGGACAGCCGCTTTGTGGACAAGCTCTGGCTCCCGGACACCTTCATTGTGAATGCCAAGTCCGCCTGGTTCCACGATGTGACCGTGGAGAACAAGCTTATCCGGCTGCAGCCTGATGGGGTGATCCTGTACAGCATCCG AATCACCTCCACGGTGGCCTGTGACATGGACCTGGCCAAATACCCTATGGACGAGCAGGAGTGTATGCTGCACCTGGAAAGCT ATGGTTACTCCTCGGAGGACATCGTTTACTACTGGTCTGAGAACCAGGAGCAGATCCACGGCTTGAACAAGCTGCAGTTGGCTCAGTTCACCATCACCAGCTACCACTTTGCCACAGAGCTGATGAACTTCAAATCTG CGGGTCAGTTTCCTCGGCTCAGCCTGCACTTCCACCTCCGGAGGAACCGGGGCGTCTACATCATCCAGTCCTACATGCCCTCCATCCTCCTGGTCGCCATGTCTTGGGTCTCCTTCTGGATCAGTCAGGCAGCAGTGCCCGCCAGGGTATCTCTAG CAGGCATTACCACAGTGCTGACCATGACCACGCTGATGGTCAGTGCCCGCTCCTCCCTCCCGCGGGCCTCAGCCATCAAGGCGCTGGATGTGTACTTCTGGATCTGCTATGTCTTTGTGTTTGCTGCGTTGGTGGAGTATGCCTTCGCCCACTTCAATGCTGACTACCGGAAGAAGCaaaaggccaaggccaaggccaaggtcaaggtcacagagcagagagcagag ATGGATGTGAAGAATGCCATTGTGCTGTTCTCCTTGTCCGCCGCGGGAGTCACCCAGGAGCTGGCAGTGTCCCGTCGGCAGTGCCGCAGGCCTGGGAACCTCATGGGCTCCTATAGGTGTGTGGAGGTGGAGACAGGAGAAGCCAAGAAACAGCGGGGGGCCCGTGCAGGGGGCCAAGGAGGCCTCCGTACACTTTTCAAGCCCATCGACGCAGACACCATCGACATTTATGCCCGTGTGGTGTTCCCTGCGGCCTTTGTGGCAGTCAATGTCCTCTACTGGGCAGCCTACACCATGtga
- the GABRD gene encoding gamma-aminobutyric acid receptor subunit delta isoform X3, with protein sequence MDALAWPLPLLLLLCAQQPRGTRAMNDIGDYVGSNLEISWLPNLDGLMDGYARNFRPGIGGPPVNVALAIEVASIDHISEVNMSWRDSRLAYNHTNETLGLDSRFVDKLWLPDTFIVNAKSAWFHDVTVENKLIRLQPDGVILYSIRITSTVACDMDLAKYPMDEQECMLHLESYGYSSEDIVYYWSENQEQIHGLNKLQLAQFTITSYHFATELMNFKSAGQFPRLSLHFHLRRNRGVYIIQSYMPSILLVAMSWVSFWISQAAVPARVSLAGITTVLTMTTLMVSARSSLPRASAIKALDVYFWICYVFVFAALVEYAFAHFNADYRKKQKAKAKAKVKVTEQRAEMDVKNAIVLFSLSAAGVTQELAVSRRQCRRPGNLMGSYRCVEVETGEAKKQRGARAGGQGGLRTLFKPIDADTIDIYARVVFPAAFVAVNVLYWAAYTM encoded by the exons ATGGACGCGCTGGCCTGGCCgctgcccctgctcctcctgctctgCGCGCAGCAGCCCCGCGGCACCAG AGCAATGAATGACATTGGAGACTATGTTGGCTCTAACCTGGAGATATCCTGGCTCCCCAACCTGGACGGCTTGATGGACGGCTATGCTCGCAACTTCCGGCCTGGCATTGGAG GGCCCCCTGTGAATGTAGCCCTGGCCATCGAGGTGGCCAGCATCGACCACATCTCGGAAGTGAACATG AGCTGGCGGGACAGCAGGTTGGCCTACAACCACACCAACGAGACTCTGGGCCTGGACAGCCGCTTTGTGGACAAGCTCTGGCTCCCGGACACCTTCATTGTGAATGCCAAGTCCGCCTGGTTCCACGATGTGACCGTGGAGAACAAGCTTATCCGGCTGCAGCCTGATGGGGTGATCCTGTACAGCATCCG AATCACCTCCACGGTGGCCTGTGACATGGACCTGGCCAAATACCCTATGGACGAGCAGGAGTGTATGCTGCACCTGGAAAGCT ATGGTTACTCCTCGGAGGACATCGTTTACTACTGGTCTGAGAACCAGGAGCAGATCCACGGCTTGAACAAGCTGCAGTTGGCTCAGTTCACCATCACCAGCTACCACTTTGCCACAGAGCTGATGAACTTCAAATCTG CGGGTCAGTTTCCTCGGCTCAGCCTGCACTTCCACCTCCGGAGGAACCGGGGCGTCTACATCATCCAGTCCTACATGCCCTCCATCCTCCTGGTCGCCATGTCTTGGGTCTCCTTCTGGATCAGTCAGGCAGCAGTGCCCGCCAGGGTATCTCTAG CAGGCATTACCACAGTGCTGACCATGACCACGCTGATGGTCAGTGCCCGCTCCTCCCTCCCGCGGGCCTCAGCCATCAAGGCGCTGGATGTGTACTTCTGGATCTGCTATGTCTTTGTGTTTGCTGCGTTGGTGGAGTATGCCTTCGCCCACTTCAATGCTGACTACCGGAAGAAGCaaaaggccaaggccaaggccaaggtcaaggtcacagagcagagagcagag ATGGATGTGAAGAATGCCATTGTGCTGTTCTCCTTGTCCGCCGCGGGAGTCACCCAGGAGCTGGCAGTGTCCCGTCGGCAGTGCCGCAGGCCTGGGAACCTCATGGGCTCCTATAGGTGTGTGGAGGTGGAGACAGGAGAAGCCAAGAAACAGCGGGGGGCCCGTGCAGGGGGCCAAGGAGGCCTCCGTACACTTTTCAAGCCCATCGACGCAGACACCATCGACATTTATGCCCGTGTGGTGTTCCCTGCGGCCTTTGTGGCAGTCAATGTCCTCTACTGGGCAGCCTACACCATGtga
- the GABRD gene encoding gamma-aminobutyric acid receptor subunit delta isoform X4 has translation MNDIGDYVGSNLEISWLPNLDGLMDGYARNFRPGIGGPPVNVALAIEVASIDHISEVNMEYTMTVFLHQSWRDSRLAYNHTNETLGLDSRFVDKLWLPDTFIVNAKSAWFHDVTVENKLIRLQPDGVILYSIRITSTVACDMDLAKYPMDEQECMLHLESYGYSSEDIVYYWSENQEQIHGLNKLQLAQFTITSYHFATELMNFKSAGQFPRLSLHFHLRRNRGVYIIQSYMPSILLVAMSWVSFWISQAAVPARVSLAGITTVLTMTTLMVSARSSLPRASAIKALDVYFWICYVFVFAALVEYAFAHFNADYRKKQKAKAKAKVKVTEQRAEMDVKNAIVLFSLSAAGVTQELAVSRRQCRRPGNLMGSYRCVEVETGEAKKQRGARAGGQGGLRTLFKPIDADTIDIYARVVFPAAFVAVNVLYWAAYTM, from the exons ATGAATGACATTGGAGACTATGTTGGCTCTAACCTGGAGATATCCTGGCTCCCCAACCTGGACGGCTTGATGGACGGCTATGCTCGCAACTTCCGGCCTGGCATTGGAG GGCCCCCTGTGAATGTAGCCCTGGCCATCGAGGTGGCCAGCATCGACCACATCTCGGAAGTGAACATG GAGTACACCATGACGGTGTTTCTGCACCAGAGCTGGCGGGACAGCAGGTTGGCCTACAACCACACCAACGAGACTCTGGGCCTGGACAGCCGCTTTGTGGACAAGCTCTGGCTCCCGGACACCTTCATTGTGAATGCCAAGTCCGCCTGGTTCCACGATGTGACCGTGGAGAACAAGCTTATCCGGCTGCAGCCTGATGGGGTGATCCTGTACAGCATCCG AATCACCTCCACGGTGGCCTGTGACATGGACCTGGCCAAATACCCTATGGACGAGCAGGAGTGTATGCTGCACCTGGAAAGCT ATGGTTACTCCTCGGAGGACATCGTTTACTACTGGTCTGAGAACCAGGAGCAGATCCACGGCTTGAACAAGCTGCAGTTGGCTCAGTTCACCATCACCAGCTACCACTTTGCCACAGAGCTGATGAACTTCAAATCTG CGGGTCAGTTTCCTCGGCTCAGCCTGCACTTCCACCTCCGGAGGAACCGGGGCGTCTACATCATCCAGTCCTACATGCCCTCCATCCTCCTGGTCGCCATGTCTTGGGTCTCCTTCTGGATCAGTCAGGCAGCAGTGCCCGCCAGGGTATCTCTAG CAGGCATTACCACAGTGCTGACCATGACCACGCTGATGGTCAGTGCCCGCTCCTCCCTCCCGCGGGCCTCAGCCATCAAGGCGCTGGATGTGTACTTCTGGATCTGCTATGTCTTTGTGTTTGCTGCGTTGGTGGAGTATGCCTTCGCCCACTTCAATGCTGACTACCGGAAGAAGCaaaaggccaaggccaaggccaaggtcaaggtcacagagcagagagcagag ATGGATGTGAAGAATGCCATTGTGCTGTTCTCCTTGTCCGCCGCGGGAGTCACCCAGGAGCTGGCAGTGTCCCGTCGGCAGTGCCGCAGGCCTGGGAACCTCATGGGCTCCTATAGGTGTGTGGAGGTGGAGACAGGAGAAGCCAAGAAACAGCGGGGGGCCCGTGCAGGGGGCCAAGGAGGCCTCCGTACACTTTTCAAGCCCATCGACGCAGACACCATCGACATTTATGCCCGTGTGGTGTTCCCTGCGGCCTTTGTGGCAGTCAATGTCCTCTACTGGGCAGCCTACACCATGtga
- the GABRD gene encoding gamma-aminobutyric acid receptor subunit delta isoform X5, whose product MEYTMTVFLHQSWRDSRLAYNHTNETLGLDSRFVDKLWLPDTFIVNAKSAWFHDVTVENKLIRLQPDGVILYSIRITSTVACDMDLAKYPMDEQECMLHLESYGYSSEDIVYYWSENQEQIHGLNKLQLAQFTITSYHFATELMNFKSAGQFPRLSLHFHLRRNRGVYIIQSYMPSILLVAMSWVSFWISQAAVPARVSLAGITTVLTMTTLMVSARSSLPRASAIKALDVYFWICYVFVFAALVEYAFAHFNADYRKKQKAKAKAKVKVTEQRAEMDVKNAIVLFSLSAAGVTQELAVSRRQCRRPGNLMGSYRCVEVETGEAKKQRGARAGGQGGLRTLFKPIDADTIDIYARVVFPAAFVAVNVLYWAAYTM is encoded by the exons ATG GAGTACACCATGACGGTGTTTCTGCACCAGAGCTGGCGGGACAGCAGGTTGGCCTACAACCACACCAACGAGACTCTGGGCCTGGACAGCCGCTTTGTGGACAAGCTCTGGCTCCCGGACACCTTCATTGTGAATGCCAAGTCCGCCTGGTTCCACGATGTGACCGTGGAGAACAAGCTTATCCGGCTGCAGCCTGATGGGGTGATCCTGTACAGCATCCG AATCACCTCCACGGTGGCCTGTGACATGGACCTGGCCAAATACCCTATGGACGAGCAGGAGTGTATGCTGCACCTGGAAAGCT ATGGTTACTCCTCGGAGGACATCGTTTACTACTGGTCTGAGAACCAGGAGCAGATCCACGGCTTGAACAAGCTGCAGTTGGCTCAGTTCACCATCACCAGCTACCACTTTGCCACAGAGCTGATGAACTTCAAATCTG CGGGTCAGTTTCCTCGGCTCAGCCTGCACTTCCACCTCCGGAGGAACCGGGGCGTCTACATCATCCAGTCCTACATGCCCTCCATCCTCCTGGTCGCCATGTCTTGGGTCTCCTTCTGGATCAGTCAGGCAGCAGTGCCCGCCAGGGTATCTCTAG CAGGCATTACCACAGTGCTGACCATGACCACGCTGATGGTCAGTGCCCGCTCCTCCCTCCCGCGGGCCTCAGCCATCAAGGCGCTGGATGTGTACTTCTGGATCTGCTATGTCTTTGTGTTTGCTGCGTTGGTGGAGTATGCCTTCGCCCACTTCAATGCTGACTACCGGAAGAAGCaaaaggccaaggccaaggccaaggtcaaggtcacagagcagagagcagag ATGGATGTGAAGAATGCCATTGTGCTGTTCTCCTTGTCCGCCGCGGGAGTCACCCAGGAGCTGGCAGTGTCCCGTCGGCAGTGCCGCAGGCCTGGGAACCTCATGGGCTCCTATAGGTGTGTGGAGGTGGAGACAGGAGAAGCCAAGAAACAGCGGGGGGCCCGTGCAGGGGGCCAAGGAGGCCTCCGTACACTTTTCAAGCCCATCGACGCAGACACCATCGACATTTATGCCCGTGTGGTGTTCCCTGCGGCCTTTGTGGCAGTCAATGTCCTCTACTGGGCAGCCTACACCATGtga